In Paracoccus methylovorus, a genomic segment contains:
- a CDS encoding WecB/TagA/CpsF family glycosyltransferase — MHFSFPDGKAVRINCRDSSALLATVGQRLAEGRGFALATINVDHLQRLGEDTGFRQAYAAHDLVCADGNPIVWLSRIAGRPVALAPGSDLVLPLAARAAQAGLPVALIGSSDESLTLAAQSMQAAVPGLRVALTHAPGFPFDPIGEEGAEIIARIRESGARLCFLALGAPRQEIFAIRARDALGDVGFASIGAGLDFLSGHQRRAPQLVRRLKLEWLWRMLSNPRRLFLRYAKGFAILPGHLRQALAIRTQGDRTQE, encoded by the coding sequence ATGCATTTCAGCTTTCCCGACGGCAAAGCCGTCCGCATAAATTGCCGGGATTCTTCCGCTTTGCTTGCCACGGTGGGGCAGCGGCTGGCCGAGGGGCGCGGTTTTGCCCTTGCCACGATCAACGTCGATCACCTGCAAAGGCTGGGCGAAGATACGGGTTTTCGCCAGGCATACGCCGCGCATGATCTGGTCTGCGCCGACGGCAACCCCATCGTCTGGCTATCGCGGATCGCCGGCCGGCCAGTGGCGCTGGCGCCGGGTTCGGATCTGGTGCTGCCGCTGGCGGCCCGCGCAGCGCAAGCCGGCCTGCCCGTGGCGCTGATCGGCAGCAGCGACGAATCGCTGACGCTTGCCGCACAAAGCATGCAGGCAGCCGTGCCGGGACTGCGGGTCGCGCTGACCCATGCGCCGGGGTTTCCCTTTGATCCCATTGGCGAGGAAGGGGCCGAAATCATCGCCCGCATCCGCGAATCGGGCGCGCGGCTGTGCTTTCTGGCGCTTGGCGCGCCACGGCAAGAAATTTTCGCCATCCGCGCCCGCGATGCGCTTGGCGACGTGGGCTTCGCCTCGATCGGGGCCGGGCTGGACTTTCTGTCCGGCCATCAGCGCCGCGCCCCGCAACTGGTGCGGCGGTTGAAGCTGGAGTGGTTGTGGCGCATGCTGTCCAACCCGCGCCGGCTGTTTTTGCGCTATGCCAAGGGCTTTGCCATCCTGCCCGGACATCTGCGTCAGGCGCTGGCCATCCGCACCCAGGGTGACAGGACGCAGGAATAG
- a CDS encoding ABC transporter ATP-binding protein, protein MSFLTLDHLQKSFGVTKVVHDFDLAIAKGEFVSFLGPSGCGKTTVLRMVAGFETPTAGRIVIDGQDVTRARPNQRQIGMVFQSYALFPNLTVAENVGFGLRVAGVARAERSGRVTQMLELIGLPDLGARYPWQLSGGQQQRVALARALAPRPRVLLLDEPLSALDAKIRVSLRNQIREIQQQLGITTIFVTHDQEEALSISDRIVVMHKGIADQTGTPAQIYNQPATEFVAGFVGTLNRFDAEVLDAARGLVRVEGAQIALDRPLPAGRIILAARPESLRIAPEGIPAEITGAEFLGSVQRLRARAAGQEVVLDRFNEPGTELPAPGAQVHLAAQQAGWLVLTA, encoded by the coding sequence ATGAGCTTTCTGACCCTGGACCATTTGCAGAAATCCTTTGGCGTGACCAAGGTGGTGCATGATTTCGACCTGGCCATCGCAAAGGGCGAGTTCGTTTCGTTCCTTGGCCCGTCGGGATGCGGCAAGACGACAGTGCTGCGCATGGTCGCGGGGTTCGAGACGCCGACCGCGGGCCGTATCGTCATTGACGGGCAAGATGTGACAAGGGCGCGTCCGAACCAGCGCCAGATCGGTATGGTGTTCCAGTCCTATGCGCTGTTCCCCAACCTTACCGTGGCTGAAAATGTCGGCTTCGGCCTGCGCGTCGCCGGAGTTGCGCGGGCTGAGCGCAGCGGTCGGGTGACCCAGATGCTGGAGCTGATCGGGCTGCCCGATCTGGGCGCGCGCTATCCCTGGCAATTGTCGGGTGGCCAGCAACAGCGGGTGGCGCTGGCCCGCGCGCTTGCGCCTCGGCCACGGGTGCTGCTGCTGGACGAGCCGCTTTCGGCGCTGGACGCCAAGATCCGGGTGTCCCTCCGCAACCAGATCCGCGAGATCCAGCAGCAACTGGGCATCACCACCATCTTCGTCACCCACGATCAGGAAGAAGCACTGTCGATCTCTGATCGCATCGTGGTCATGCACAAGGGCATTGCCGACCAGACCGGCACGCCGGCGCAGATCTACAACCAACCCGCCACCGAATTCGTCGCCGGCTTCGTCGGTACGCTGAACCGCTTTGATGCCGAAGTGCTGGACGCGGCGCGCGGACTTGTCCGGGTCGAAGGGGCGCAGATCGCGCTGGATCGTCCCTTGCCCGCCGGCCGCATCATTTTGGCCGCACGACCGGAAAGCTTGCGCATCGCCCCCGAGGGCATCCCGGCCGAGATTACCGGTGCCGAGTTTCTGGGCTCGGTCCAGCGGCTCAGGGCGCGGGCGGCGGGACAAGAGGTGGTGCTGGACCGTTTCAACGAACCGGGCACTGAACTGCCGGCCCCCGGCGCGCAGGTGCATCTTGCCGCACAACAGGCGGGTTGGCTGGTGCTGACCGCCTAG
- a CDS encoding ABC transporter permease, which translates to MKRFWSWAALIVGSLYFLLPLIGTVEFSLRMRRGEYSLDAYRSVLADPNFRATFSYSVVMALLTIALGVLIVVPTAYWVRLRLPRLRPVIEFITLLPLVIPAIVIVFGYIRLFNTSSILPLTGTASGTNLLLLCGYATLALPYMYRAVDTGLSTLDVRSLTEAAQSLGAGWVRIIGRLILPNVMGAVMSGAFLSFAIVIGEFTMAALLNRPAFGPYMQLLGANRAYEPAALAVIAFAVTWGCMGLMQLLSRLFGTRIPAK; encoded by the coding sequence ATGAAGCGGTTCTGGTCCTGGGCCGCGCTGATCGTCGGCAGCCTGTATTTCCTGCTGCCGCTGATCGGCACGGTCGAGTTCTCGTTGCGCATGCGGCGGGGGGAGTATTCGCTGGACGCCTATCGTTCGGTGCTGGCGGATCCGAATTTCCGCGCCACCTTCAGCTATTCTGTGGTGATGGCGCTGCTGACCATCGCGCTGGGCGTGCTGATCGTGGTGCCGACCGCCTATTGGGTGCGCCTGCGCCTGCCGCGCCTGCGCCCGGTGATCGAGTTCATCACCCTGCTGCCGCTGGTCATCCCTGCCATCGTCATCGTTTTCGGCTATATCCGGCTTTTCAACACCTCGTCGATCCTGCCGCTGACCGGCACCGCTTCGGGCACCAACCTGCTGCTGCTTTGCGGCTATGCCACGCTGGCGCTGCCTTACATGTATCGCGCCGTCGACACCGGGCTTTCCACGCTGGACGTGCGCAGCCTGACCGAGGCGGCGCAATCGCTGGGCGCCGGCTGGGTGCGGATCATCGGCCGGCTGATCCTGCCCAATGTGATGGGGGCAGTGATGTCGGGCGCTTTCCTGTCCTTTGCCATCGTCATTGGCGAATTCACCATGGCGGCGCTGCTGAACCGCCCGGCCTTCGGTCCTTACATGCAGCTTCTGGGCGCCAATCGCGCCTATGAGCCGGCGGCACTGGCGGTGATCGCCTTTGCCGTCACCTGGGGCTGCATGGGGCTGATGCAACTGCTGTCTCGCCTGTTCGGCACAAGGATACCTGCGAAATGA
- a CDS encoding ABC transporter permease, with protein MRNIGWNWLGVVPFFAFAALFLVLPTMNIVIGAFQNPQGEFTLANLAGLASPRIVSSFVISIKISLASAVLGCLIGFAMAAAVVMGGVPRWIRGPLMTFSGVASNFAGVPLAFAFIATLGRVGLVTLLLRQWFGINIYAMGFNLLSFWGLTLTYLFFQIPLMILIITPALDGLKREWREAAEVLGASTGQYWRMVALPILFPSLLGTFALLFANSFGAVATAYALTGSSLSIVPIMLFAQIRGDVLQDPHLGYAMAFGMIVVTGLANLAYVIMRTRAERWMR; from the coding sequence ATGAGAAATATCGGCTGGAACTGGCTGGGTGTCGTGCCCTTCTTTGCCTTTGCGGCCCTGTTCCTCGTGCTTCCGACGATGAACATCGTCATCGGCGCCTTCCAGAACCCTCAGGGCGAATTCACCCTGGCCAATCTGGCCGGCCTGGCCTCGCCACGCATCGTGTCGAGCTTTGTCATCTCGATCAAGATTTCGCTGGCCTCGGCGGTTTTGGGCTGCCTGATCGGCTTTGCCATGGCGGCTGCGGTGGTCATGGGCGGGGTGCCGCGCTGGATCCGCGGTCCCCTGATGACATTTTCCGGTGTCGCCTCGAACTTTGCCGGCGTGCCGCTGGCCTTTGCCTTTATCGCCACGCTGGGGCGGGTGGGTCTGGTCACCTTGCTGCTGCGGCAGTGGTTCGGCATCAACATCTATGCCATGGGCTTCAATCTGCTGAGCTTCTGGGGCCTGACGCTGACCTATCTGTTCTTTCAGATCCCGCTGATGATCCTGATTATCACCCCGGCGCTGGATGGGTTGAAGCGCGAATGGCGCGAGGCGGCCGAGGTGTTGGGCGCCAGCACCGGCCAGTATTGGCGTATGGTGGCGCTGCCGATCCTGTTCCCCTCGCTTCTGGGCACGTTTGCGCTGCTGTTCGCCAACAGTTTCGGCGCGGTTGCCACGGCCTATGCGCTGACCGGGTCGTCGCTGTCTATCGTGCCGATCATGTTGTTCGCGCAGATCCGGGGCGATGTGTTGCAGGACCCGCATCTGGGCTATGCCATGGCCTTCGGCATGATCGTCGTCACCGGGCTTGCGAACCTGGCCTATGTCATCATGCGCACCCGCGCCGAAAGGTGGATGCGATGA
- a CDS encoding ABC transporter substrate-binding protein — protein MTIQSTAAGLAALTLLASSGAALAQDLAALEEAAKAEGMLTTIALPHDWCNYGGVIEGFKTKYPEIKVNELNPDAGSADELEAIRANKDNKGPQAPDVIDVGLSFGPQAKAEGLIQPYKVAAWDTIPDDAKDAEGYWYGDYYGVMAFGVNTDLIDEAPTSWKDLSKPEYANAFALAGDPRASAQAIISVMAAGLANGGEPGEASGQKGMELMAEVHKAGNFVPVIGKSATIAQGATPIVTAWDYNLLSWRDSLNGNPPVEVIIPEDGVVAGVYVQAISAYAPHPNAAKLWMEYLYSDEGQLAWLKGYCHPIRFNDLVQNGKVSQELLDALPPAAAYEKAIFPTLEQQEANKKVVTEGWDSAVGAAVQE, from the coding sequence ATGACCATTCAATCGACCGCGGCAGGGCTGGCCGCGCTGACCCTGTTGGCGAGTTCGGGGGCGGCCTTGGCTCAGGATCTTGCCGCGCTGGAAGAGGCCGCCAAGGCCGAGGGTATGCTGACCACCATCGCCTTGCCGCATGACTGGTGCAACTATGGCGGCGTGATCGAGGGCTTCAAGACCAAATACCCAGAGATCAAGGTCAATGAGCTGAACCCCGACGCGGGATCGGCCGATGAGCTGGAGGCGATCCGCGCCAACAAGGACAACAAGGGCCCGCAGGCGCCCGACGTGATCGACGTGGGCCTGTCCTTTGGCCCGCAAGCCAAGGCCGAGGGGCTTATCCAGCCCTATAAGGTCGCCGCCTGGGATACGATCCCGGACGACGCCAAGGACGCCGAGGGCTATTGGTATGGCGACTATTACGGCGTGATGGCCTTTGGCGTGAACACCGACCTGATCGACGAGGCCCCGACAAGCTGGAAGGATCTCAGCAAGCCGGAATATGCGAACGCATTTGCGCTGGCGGGCGATCCGCGCGCCTCGGCCCAAGCGATCATCTCGGTCATGGCCGCGGGGCTTGCGAACGGTGGTGAGCCGGGCGAGGCATCCGGCCAGAAGGGCATGGAACTGATGGCCGAGGTCCACAAGGCCGGCAATTTCGTTCCCGTCATCGGCAAGTCCGCCACCATCGCGCAGGGCGCGACGCCGATCGTCACCGCCTGGGACTATAACCTGCTTTCATGGCGCGACAGCCTGAACGGCAACCCGCCGGTCGAGGTTATCATTCCCGAAGATGGCGTAGTTGCGGGCGTTTATGTTCAGGCCATCTCGGCCTATGCGCCGCATCCGAACGCCGCCAAGCTGTGGATGGAATACCTGTATTCGGATGAGGGGCAGCTTGCCTGGCTCAAGGGATACTGCCACCCGATCCGCTTCAACGATCTGGTCCAGAACGGCAAGGTTTCGCAGGAACTGCTGGATGCGCTGCCGCCTGCCGCAGCCTATGAAAAGGCGATCTTCCCGACGCTCGAGCAGCAAGAGGCGAACAAGAAGGTCGTGACCGAGGGCTGGGACAGCGCAGTCGGCGCGGCCGTCCAGGAATAA
- a CDS encoding 2-keto-4-pentenoate hydratase, with protein MRSLILGAVMLPLAGVAVAACPDVSLMQNAARGWMAGQRLPDPLVRTVEEGACAYASFRGVLETELGAPVGVKVGFTSKPVQERFGVTEPAAGALFAPMLLPDGTRLSLAGSRTPFFEADLVVTVGSSAIMHARTREEVAAALKDVRPFIELPDLALQKDVEPTGPLMVAYGVTPWRGVLGRGVPMSELDDPVADLAALTVNLKLDGKSIGSGSGEMLLGHPLDVVLWLVGQGGYELKPGSVISLGSLGTLHPALPGHRVEADYRIGRKSMKVGLVLVP; from the coding sequence ATGAGATCGTTGATTCTGGGCGCAGTCATGCTGCCGCTGGCGGGTGTCGCCGTCGCGGCCTGTCCGGACGTCTCATTGATGCAGAACGCGGCGCGCGGCTGGATGGCCGGCCAGCGCCTGCCCGACCCGCTGGTGCGCACGGTCGAAGAGGGGGCCTGCGCCTATGCCAGCTTCCGTGGTGTGCTTGAGACGGAACTGGGCGCGCCGGTGGGGGTGAAGGTCGGCTTCACCTCGAAACCGGTGCAAGAGCGGTTTGGCGTGACCGAGCCGGCTGCCGGGGCGCTGTTTGCGCCGATGTTGCTGCCGGACGGGACGCGCCTTAGCCTTGCCGGCAGCCGCACGCCGTTTTTCGAGGCCGATCTGGTCGTGACCGTGGGCAGCTCTGCCATCATGCACGCCCGCACCCGCGAAGAGGTGGCGGCGGCGCTCAAGGATGTCCGGCCCTTTATTGAGCTGCCCGATCTGGCGCTGCAAAAGGATGTGGAGCCGACCGGGCCGCTGATGGTGGCCTATGGCGTGACGCCCTGGCGCGGGGTGCTGGGACGCGGCGTCCCGATGTCGGAACTGGACGATCCGGTCGCCGATCTGGCGGCGCTGACGGTGAACCTGAAGCTTGACGGCAAGAGCATCGGCTCGGGCTCGGGCGAGATGCTGCTGGGCCATCCGCTGGACGTCGTGCTGTGGCTGGTCGGACAGGGCGGATATGAGTTGAAGCCCGGTTCGGTGATCTCGCTGGGGTCGCTGGGCACGCTGCACCCCGCATTGCCCGGCCACCGGGTCGAGGCCGACTATCGCATTGGCCGCAAGTCCATGAAGGTGGGGCTGGTACTGGTGCCCTGA
- the mutS gene encoding DNA mismatch repair protein MutS: MSDQPTPMMVQYLAIREANPGALLFYRMGDFYEMFFDDAVAAAAALDIALTKRGTHQGQPIPMCGVPVHAAESYLLALIRKGFRVAIAEQMEDPAEARKRGSKSVVARDVVRLVTPGTLTEESLLEARRHNFLASFANVREESALAWVDISTGAFRVMPCPPARLAPELARHAPRELLAAEGSRLDEFAAEAGAALTELPAGSFDSGAATRRLCAMFGVETLDGFGNFSRAELAAMGAIADYLELTQKGRMPLIRPPVREALGGAMQIDAATRRNLELTQALSGGREGSLLAAIDRTVTAGGARLLERRISAPSRDLEEIHARQAAVAHLAADPRLTADLREALSRAPDMDRALSRLALERGGPRDLAAIRAGLTQGTAIAAMLGDDDIAVLAQAARDLTGHDELIDLLDEALVAEPPLLARDGGFVAPGFDDDLDETRRLRDEGRGVIARMQADYIAEAGVPSLKIKHNNVLGYFIETTSTHAEKMLAPPLNQRFIHRQTTANQIRFTTVELSELETRILNARDRALEIERGIFARLTRAILDRAGPIGQAARALAEIDLTAGFADLASGEGWVRPEVDDSRAFVIEGGRHPVVERALRRKGEAFVANDCELTQGETPAIWLLTGPNMAGKSTFLRQNALISILAQAGAFVPARRAHVGLVSQLFSRVGAADDLARGRSTFMVEMVETAAILNQADDHALVILDEIGRGTATWDGLSIAWAVMEHLHATNRCRALFATHYHEMTSLSARLEGVENATVAVREWEGEVIFLHEVRKGAADRSYGVQVARLAGLPPSVVERARDILHQLESGERQGTGKPQALLDDLPLFRTVPTPAPTAKPKPSQVEERLRTLNPDTISAREALDLVYELRGMLGSEG; the protein is encoded by the coding sequence ATGAGCGATCAACCCACCCCGATGATGGTGCAGTATCTGGCGATCCGCGAGGCCAACCCCGGCGCGCTGCTGTTTTATCGCATGGGCGATTTCTACGAGATGTTCTTTGACGACGCAGTGGCCGCCGCCGCCGCGCTGGACATCGCGCTGACCAAGCGCGGCACGCATCAGGGACAGCCGATCCCAATGTGCGGTGTGCCGGTCCATGCCGCCGAAAGCTATCTGCTGGCGCTGATCCGCAAGGGGTTCCGCGTCGCCATCGCCGAGCAGATGGAGGACCCGGCCGAGGCCAGGAAACGCGGCTCGAAATCCGTGGTCGCCCGCGACGTGGTGCGCCTTGTCACCCCCGGCACGCTGACCGAGGAATCGCTGCTCGAGGCCCGGCGCCACAACTTTCTGGCCAGTTTCGCCAATGTGCGCGAAGAGTCGGCGCTGGCTTGGGTCGATATCTCGACCGGCGCCTTTCGCGTCATGCCCTGCCCCCCCGCACGTCTGGCGCCGGAACTGGCACGGCATGCCCCACGCGAGCTTTTGGCCGCCGAAGGCTCGCGCCTTGACGAATTCGCGGCCGAGGCGGGGGCGGCACTGACCGAACTGCCGGCGGGCAGTTTCGACAGCGGCGCGGCCACGCGCCGGCTTTGCGCGATGTTCGGGGTTGAAACGCTGGACGGGTTCGGCAACTTTTCCCGTGCCGAGCTGGCCGCCATGGGCGCCATCGCCGATTATCTGGAACTGACGCAAAAGGGCCGGATGCCGCTGATCCGCCCCCCGGTGCGCGAGGCCCTTGGCGGCGCAATGCAGATAGATGCGGCAACCCGGCGCAACCTAGAACTGACGCAGGCGTTGTCAGGCGGGCGCGAAGGGTCGCTGCTGGCCGCCATCGACCGCACCGTGACGGCGGGCGGGGCGCGGCTGCTGGAACGGCGCATCAGCGCACCCTCGCGCGATCTGGAGGAAATCCACGCCCGGCAGGCGGCAGTGGCGCATCTGGCCGCTGACCCGCGCCTGACCGCCGATCTGCGCGAGGCGCTGTCGCGCGCACCCGACATGGACCGTGCCCTGTCGCGTCTGGCGCTGGAGCGGGGCGGTCCGCGCGATCTGGCCGCGATCCGCGCCGGACTGACACAAGGCACTGCGATCGCCGCCATGCTGGGCGACGACGACATCGCCGTGCTTGCCCAGGCCGCCCGCGACCTGACCGGCCATGACGAACTGATCGATCTGCTGGACGAGGCGCTGGTGGCCGAGCCACCGCTGCTGGCCCGCGACGGCGGCTTTGTCGCACCGGGCTTCGACGACGATCTGGACGAGACCCGCCGCCTGCGCGACGAGGGCCGCGGCGTGATCGCCCGCATGCAGGCCGATTACATCGCCGAGGCCGGGGTGCCGAGCCTGAAGATCAAGCACAACAACGTGCTGGGTTATTTCATCGAGACCACCTCGACCCATGCCGAAAAGATGCTGGCGCCGCCGCTCAATCAGCGGTTCATCCACCGCCAGACCACCGCCAACCAGATCCGCTTTACCACGGTCGAGCTTTCCGAGCTGGAAACCCGCATCCTCAACGCCCGCGACCGCGCGCTGGAGATCGAGCGCGGGATATTTGCCCGGCTGACCCGCGCCATATTGGACCGCGCCGGTCCCATCGGGCAGGCGGCGCGGGCGCTGGCGGAAATCGACCTGACCGCCGGCTTTGCCGACCTCGCATCGGGCGAGGGCTGGGTGCGCCCCGAAGTGGACGACAGCCGCGCCTTCGTGATCGAGGGGGGGCGGCATCCGGTCGTGGAACGTGCGCTCAGGCGCAAGGGCGAAGCTTTCGTCGCCAACGACTGCGAACTGACGCAGGGCGAAACCCCGGCCATCTGGCTGCTGACCGGCCCGAACATGGCCGGTAAGTCGACATTCCTGCGCCAGAACGCGCTGATTTCGATCCTAGCGCAGGCCGGGGCGTTCGTGCCCGCACGCCGCGCCCATGTCGGGCTGGTCAGCCAGTTGTTCAGCCGCGTGGGTGCCGCGGACGATCTGGCGCGGGGCCGGTCGACCTTCATGGTCGAGATGGTCGAGACGGCGGCGATCCTGAATCAGGCCGACGATCATGCGCTGGTGATCCTGGACGAGATCGGGCGCGGCACCGCCACCTGGGACGGGCTGTCGATCGCCTGGGCGGTGATGGAGCATCTGCACGCCACGAACCGCTGCCGCGCGCTGTTTGCCACGCATTATCACGAGATGACCTCGCTTTCCGCACGGCTGGAGGGCGTCGAGAACGCCACTGTCGCCGTTCGCGAATGGGAAGGCGAGGTGATCTTTCTGCACGAAGTCAGGAAAGGCGCTGCCGACCGCTCCTATGGGGTGCAGGTGGCGCGGCTTGCGGGCCTGCCGCCCTCGGTCGTGGAACGCGCGCGCGACATCCTTCACCAGTTGGAAAGCGGCGAACGGCAGGGCACCGGCAAGCCGCAGGCGCTGCTGGACGACTTGCCGTTGTTTCGCACGGTCCCCACGCCCGCGCCGACAGCCAAGCCGAAGCCCTCGCAGGTCGAGGAGCGGCTGCGGACCCTCAACCCCGATACGATCAGCGCACGCGAGGCGCTGGATCTGGTCTATGAACTGCGGGGAATGCTGGGGTCAGAGGGCTGA
- a CDS encoding proteasome-type protease: MTYCVGLKLNEGLVLLSDTRTNAGMDHISTYRKMFFFEQPGERVIAIMTAGSLSVTQTALGRLQEAIEHPDADENSSIMCAPTMLQVATLIGHTLSQIRREIVGQCQDLSPQASASMIVGGQRRGGEMRLFLIYPEGNFIEATEDTPFLQIGEHKYGKPILDRVVRPDTSLADAQKAVLLSMDSTLRSNLSVGMPLDLAVIRKDDCKVAHHRRILEGDPGFMAMSAAWSAALRDSFVNVKI, from the coding sequence ATGACCTACTGCGTCGGCCTGAAGCTCAACGAAGGGTTGGTGCTGCTTTCGGACACCCGAACCAACGCCGGCATGGATCATATCTCGACCTATCGAAAGATGTTCTTCTTTGAACAGCCGGGCGAGCGGGTCATTGCCATCATGACCGCCGGAAGCCTGTCCGTGACCCAGACCGCCCTTGGCCGGCTGCAAGAGGCCATCGAACACCCTGACGCCGATGAGAACAGCTCGATCATGTGCGCCCCGACCATGCTGCAGGTGGCGACGCTGATCGGCCACACGCTCAGCCAGATACGGCGCGAGATCGTGGGGCAGTGCCAGGACCTGAGCCCGCAGGCCAGCGCCAGCATGATCGTGGGCGGCCAACGCCGGGGCGGTGAGATGCGGCTGTTCCTGATCTATCCCGAGGGCAATTTCATCGAGGCGACCGAAGACACGCCTTTTCTGCAAATCGGCGAACATAAATACGGCAAGCCGATCCTTGACCGGGTGGTGCGGCCAGACACTTCGCTGGCCGATGCGCAAAAAGCGGTGTTGTTGTCGATGGATTCCACCCTGCGCTCGAATCTGTCGGTGGGTATGCCGCTGGATCTGGCAGTGATCCGCAAGGACGATTGCAAGGTCGCCCACCACCGCCGCATCCTTGAGGGCGACCCGGGCTTCATGGCCATGTCGGCCGCATGGTCCGCCGCGTTACGCGACAGCTTTGTCAACGTAAAGATCTAG
- a CDS encoding transglutaminase family protein: MRLKITHETSYVYDPPAQGLVQSLRLTPSVHEGQRVTDWAITVSGGQRGAAFRDGAGDWIEGWTVRGPVHEVVVSISGQVETRDTAGVLRGHRETVNPLVYLRQTLATAPDSGLRELAHSGRGEDALELSHRLAAAVSQAIAFVPGATGSHTSAAEALALGQGVCQDHAHALIACARECGLPARYVSGYLHSNAGGEPHDAAHAWAEIHVGTLGWVGFDAANACCPDDRYVRLGSGLDAQDAAPVSGTTFGLGEESLDVRVQVEEMGQ; this comes from the coding sequence ATGCGGCTGAAAATCACCCATGAAACCAGCTATGTATATGATCCCCCGGCACAGGGGCTGGTGCAGAGCCTGCGGCTGACCCCCTCGGTCCACGAAGGGCAGCGGGTTACGGACTGGGCCATTACGGTGTCGGGTGGGCAACGCGGGGCGGCATTTCGCGATGGCGCGGGCGACTGGATCGAGGGGTGGACGGTGCGCGGCCCTGTGCATGAGGTCGTGGTGTCGATCTCGGGTCAGGTCGAAACCCGCGACACCGCAGGCGTCCTGCGCGGTCACCGCGAGACGGTGAACCCGCTGGTCTATCTGCGCCAGACGCTGGCGACCGCCCCGGATAGCGGGCTGCGCGAACTGGCCCATTCCGGGCGGGGCGAGGATGCGCTGGAGTTGTCGCACCGACTGGCCGCAGCGGTTTCGCAGGCCATCGCCTTCGTGCCGGGCGCGACCGGGTCGCATACCTCGGCCGCCGAAGCGCTGGCCTTGGGGCAGGGCGTCTGTCAGGATCATGCCCATGCGCTGATCGCCTGCGCCCGCGAATGCGGCCTGCCGGCGCGCTATGTCTCGGGCTATCTGCATTCCAATGCCGGGGGCGAGCCGCATGACGCCGCCCATGCCTGGGCCGAGATCCACGTGGGCACGCTGGGCTGGGTCGGGTTCGATGCCGCCAATGCCTGTTGCCCGGACGACCGCTATGTGCGGCTGGGCTCGGGATTGGATGCGCAGGATGCGGCGCCGGTAAGCGGCACGACCTTTGGGCTGGGCGAAGAAAGCCTGGACGTGCGCGTGCAGGTCGAGGAGATGGGGCAATAA
- a CDS encoding alpha-E domain-containing protein, with translation MLSRTAANLFWMGRNLERAETAARLLDVGARITLLPNTAEGYRNEWESLLRASGAQAAFAEHYGDDITQENIEGWLFFDRTNPSSVVSCIEKAREGGRIVRTALTSQVWDALNMAYQELRVLERQPRSRLDTAMLTDFTTRHSSTVRGAINATQLRNDGWHFIHLGYSLERADATARLLDVKYFVLLPRVEFVGSGLDNYQWQVILRALSAHRAFHWAYGGEVTASKVADFLILNGESPRSLLSSLYEAVWHLDGLLRRYGSDAPASASVRAHATLNSLMARDVEAIFDEGLHEFLSWFIHEVANISVAVHDDYLSGRM, from the coding sequence ATGCTCAGCCGCACCGCCGCCAACCTGTTCTGGATGGGCCGCAATCTTGAGCGCGCCGAAACCGCCGCACGCCTGCTGGATGTGGGCGCGCGCATCACCCTGCTGCCGAACACCGCCGAGGGTTATCGCAACGAATGGGAATCGCTGCTGCGTGCTTCGGGGGCTCAGGCCGCTTTTGCCGAGCATTACGGCGACGACATTACGCAGGAGAATATCGAGGGCTGGCTGTTCTTCGACCGGACCAACCCGTCTTCGGTGGTTTCCTGCATCGAAAAGGCGCGCGAGGGCGGGCGGATCGTGCGCACGGCGCTGACCAGTCAGGTCTGGGACGCGCTGAACATGGCCTATCAGGAGTTGCGGGTGCTGGAGCGCCAGCCGCGCAGCCGGCTTGACACCGCGATGCTGACCGATTTCACCACGCGGCACAGTTCGACTGTGCGCGGTGCCATCAATGCGACGCAATTGCGTAACGACGGCTGGCACTTCATCCATCTGGGCTATTCTCTGGAACGTGCGGACGCCACTGCACGGCTGCTGGACGTAAAATATTTCGTGCTGCTGCCGCGGGTAGAGTTCGTGGGCTCGGGTCTGGACAATTACCAATGGCAGGTGATCCTGCGCGCGCTGTCGGCGCATCGGGCGTTTCACTGGGCCTATGGCGGCGAGGTGACGGCAAGCAAGGTTGCGGATTTCCTGATCCTGAACGGCGAAAGCCCGCGTTCGCTGCTGAGTTCACTGTACGAGGCCGTCTGGCATCTGGACGGCTTGCTGCGCCGCTATGGTAGCGACGCACCGGCCAGCGCCTCGGTTCGGGCGCATGCGACGCTGAATTCGCTGATGGCACGCGATGTCGAGGCGATCTTTGACGAGGGGCTGCATGAATTCCTGTCCTGGTTCATCCATGAGGTGGCCAATATCTCGGTCGCCGTGCATGACGATTACCTGAGCGGACGGATGTAG